A genomic window from Clostridium aceticum includes:
- a CDS encoding helix-turn-helix transcriptional regulator, whose amino-acid sequence MGKAERISDMMIYLNNKNYFNLKDIMERYNISKSTALRDIQSLEKIGMPIFSEAGRNGRYGILRNRLLSPIVFTIDEMYALYFAMITLKAYESTPFHLSLSTLKNKFETCISNEHINAIRKMEQILSFEVSKHHNSSPLLKNILRMAVEETVCKITYNKRDTVTQFFVQFFNISASYGQWYVTAFNFDTNKVQVFRCDKIITLDESTIYSSKPIKELTNFSANPFKRKGAIDFEVSILSKGIDLFYKEHYPSMQLHIEGHQYIIRGFYNKGEENFIANYFLNYTDNIISIKPQKLKKLLQDKISILQNHYKNL is encoded by the coding sequence ATGGGAAAAGCGGAAAGAATAAGCGACATGATGATCTATTTAAATAACAAAAACTACTTTAATCTAAAAGATATTATGGAAAGATATAATATTTCAAAAAGTACTGCCTTAAGGGATATACAATCTCTTGAAAAAATTGGTATGCCCATATTTTCTGAAGCCGGGAGAAATGGAAGATATGGCATCTTAAGAAATAGGTTATTATCACCTATCGTTTTTACAATTGATGAAATGTATGCTCTATATTTTGCAATGATTACATTGAAAGCCTATGAATCAACACCATTTCATTTAAGTTTATCAACCTTAAAAAATAAATTTGAAACTTGTATTTCTAATGAACACATAAATGCAATTCGTAAAATGGAACAAATATTAAGTTTTGAAGTTTCAAAGCACCATAATAGTAGTCCTCTTTTAAAAAATATTTTAAGGATGGCAGTAGAAGAAACAGTTTGCAAAATTACTTACAACAAAAGAGACACAGTAACACAATTCTTTGTGCAATTCTTTAATATTTCTGCTAGCTACGGTCAGTGGTATGTAACCGCATTTAACTTTGATACAAATAAAGTTCAAGTATTTCGTTGTGATAAAATTATTACGCTGGACGAAAGCACTATCTATTCCTCAAAGCCAATAAAGGAGTTAACAAACTTTTCAGCTAATCCTTTTAAACGCAAGGGAGCCATCGATTTTGAAGTTAGTATACTATCTAAAGGAATCGATTTATTCTATAAGGAACATTACCCATCAATGCAACTTCACATTGAGGGACATCAGTATATTATTCGGGGATTTTATAACAAAGGAGAGGAGAACTTCATTGCAAACTATTTTCTCAACTACACAGACAATATTATTTCTATCAAACCACAAAAGCTTAAAAAGTTATTGCAAGATAAGATTTCTATTTTACAAAATCATTATAAAAACTTATAG